One window from the genome of Schistocerca piceifrons isolate TAMUIC-IGC-003096 chromosome 8, iqSchPice1.1, whole genome shotgun sequence encodes:
- the LOC124711762 gene encoding mitotic spindle assembly checkpoint protein MAD2A yields MTEAAVKNTNCITLKGSAKLVAEYLNYGINSILYQRGIYPSETFSSAEYFGVTILMSQDEKVKDFLKEVLGQAQEWLLNKKVEKIALTITDVDTKEIMERWDFKVQYENSSSCDNPDKEIGNKDLQVIQREIRDVLRQIAASISYLPLLDCICSFDVLIYTTADCEVPEKWNETEPAFITNSQEVKLRTFSTSLHRVDTLVSYKANT; encoded by the exons ATGACAGAAGCAGCTGTGAaaaacacaaactgcataacaCTTAAAGGATCAGCTAAACTTGTTGCGGAATATCTGA ATTATGGGATTAACAGTATATTGTATCAGAGAGGTATTTATCCCTCGGAAACTTTCAGCAGTGCTGAGTACTTCGGTGTTACTATTCTTATGTCCCAGGACGAGAAAGTTAAAGATTTTCTTAAGGAGGTACTTGGCCAAGCTCAAG AGTGGTTGTTGaataagaaagtggaaaaaattgcACTCACAATCACTGATGTGGACACCAAAGAAATCATGGAAAGATGGGATTTCAAAGTCCAGTACGAGAATAGTTCGAGTTGTGACAATCCAGACAAAGAAATTGGAAACAAAGATCTTCAGGTCATTCAGAGAGAAATAAGAGATGTGCTGCGACAAATCGCGGCGTCCATTAGCTATTTACCACTATTGGATTGTATAT GTTCGTTTGATGTTTTGATATACACTACTGCTGACTGTGAAGTGCCAGAGAAATGGAATGAGACAGAGCCTGCATTTATAACAAACTCGCAAGAAGTAAAGCTGCGCACATTTTCCACATCATTACATCGTGTAGACACTTTAGTGAGCTACAAAGCTAATACGTAA